One window of the Bubalus bubalis isolate 160015118507 breed Murrah chromosome 8, NDDB_SH_1, whole genome shotgun sequence genome contains the following:
- the TAS2R4 gene encoding taste receptor type 2 member 4, producing the protein MLRIVFFSSVVVSEILTFVGLIVNLFIVVVSYKTCIKSHGISSSDRLLFSLGITRFFILLLNVVVIISPNVERSVSLSYFFLSCWMFLDSSSLWFVTLLNVLYCVKIANYQHSVFLLLKRNLSTKMPRLLLVCMLLSVFTTLLYVMLRKLAPSLEFVTMRNGTVFDINEGLLSLVTPLVLSSFLQFIINVTSASLLINSLKRHIQKMQRSATVLWNPQTEAHVGAMKLMICFLILYIPYSVATLLHYLPPSIGMDLRTKSIYVITSTIYPPGHSLLIILTHPKLKTKAKNILCFNK; encoded by the coding sequence ATGCTTCGgatagtctttttttcttctgtcgtTGTCTCTGAAATTTTAACTTTTGTAGGACTCATTGTGAATCTCTTCATTGTAGTGGTCAGTTACAAGACTTGCATCAAAAGCCACGGGATCTCTTCTTCTGACAGACTCCTGTTCAGTTTGGGCATCACCAGATTTTTTATACTGTTACTGAATGTTGTTGTCATCATCTCTCCAAATGTGGAAAGGTCAGTCTCCTTATCCTATTTTTTCCTGTCATGTTGGATGTTTTTGGACTCTAGTAGTCTTTGGTTTGTAACCTTGCTCAACGTCTTGTATTGTGTGAAGATTGCTAACTACCAACACTCAGTGTTTCTCCTGCTGAAACGAAATCTCTCCACCAAGATGCCCCGGCTGCTGCTGGTCTGTATGCTACTTTCTGTCTTCACCACTCTCCTGTATGTTATGCTCAGAAAGTTGGCACCCTCTCTTGAATTTGTGACTATGAGAAATGGCACAGTATTTGACATCAATGAGGGACTCTTGTCTTTGGTGACTCCTTTGGTCTTGAGCTCATTTCTCCAATTCATCATTAATGTGACTTCTGCTTCTTTGTTAATCAATTCCTTGAAGAGACATATACAGAAGATGCAGAGAAGTGCCACTGTTCTTTGGAATCCCCAGACTGAAGCTCATGTGGGTGCTATGAAGCTGATGATCTGTTTCCTCATTCTCTACATTCCATATTCAGTTGCTACTCTGCTCCATTATCTCCCTCCTTCTATAGGGATGGATTTGAGAACCAAGTCTATTTATGTTATTACGTCCACCATTTACCCTCCAGGACATTCTCTTCTTATTATTCTCACACATCctaaactgaaaacaaaagcaaagaatattCTTTGTTTCAATAAATAG